A region of Paenibacillus sp. JNUCC-31 DNA encodes the following proteins:
- a CDS encoding N-acetylmannosamine-6-phosphate 2-epimerase, with product MNLDTLGLQSGLVVSCQALEHEPLHSSFIMGRMAVAAKEGGAIGIRANTAADVKEIKEQVDLPVIGIVKRNYGTNPVFITPTIREVDELAEVHAEIVAVDATLRARPDGKSLDEFVHEIRTKHPQLLLMGDISTKEEAIHAERLGFDLISSTLVGYTEETAGLKLYDNQFAALKEIIASVQTPVVAEGNIMTPEMAITCLEVGVYCVVVGGAITRPQQITERFVSEIAKLKPSSPAVK from the coding sequence ATGAATTTAGATACATTGGGTTTACAAAGCGGTCTCGTCGTATCATGTCAGGCATTGGAGCATGAGCCGCTTCATAGTTCGTTCATCATGGGACGCATGGCAGTCGCAGCAAAAGAGGGAGGCGCCATAGGTATTCGTGCGAATACGGCGGCAGATGTGAAAGAGATCAAGGAACAGGTTGATCTTCCAGTCATCGGTATTGTGAAAAGAAATTACGGAACGAACCCCGTGTTTATTACACCAACGATCCGGGAAGTGGATGAGCTTGCCGAGGTGCATGCAGAGATCGTTGCGGTTGATGCGACGTTGCGTGCACGACCGGACGGTAAATCACTGGATGAATTCGTACATGAAATTCGCACCAAACATCCTCAACTGCTATTAATGGGGGATATTTCAACCAAAGAGGAAGCCATCCATGCAGAACGACTTGGTTTTGATCTGATCTCCTCTACATTGGTCGGATATACAGAGGAGACCGCAGGGCTCAAGCTTTACGATAATCAATTTGCAGCCTTGAAAGAAATTATCGCTAGTGTACAAACACCTGTCGTTGCGGAAGGAAATATCATGACCCCTGAGATGGCAATAACGTGTCTGGAAGTTGGAGTCTATTGTGTTGTTGTCGGTGGAGCCATTACCCGCCCGCAACAAATAACGGAACGTTTTGTCTCTGAAATTGCAAAATTGAAGCCGTCTTCTCCTGCTGTGAAATAA
- the murB gene encoding UDP-N-acetylmuramate dehydrogenase, translated as MNIFEDHIPLEKLKLNEPLKDHTYIKLGGKADILIHPTTKEEIMNILAIAKKHQIPLTVIGKGSNVIIKDQGVRGVTISLSHFDQIKVCDNKIVAQSGSNIIDVSRIALDNSLTGLEFACGIPGSTGGALYMNAGAYGGQMDEVVERALVLTKDGELLDMVRDDMKLGYRNSIFKTDQYIILEVEFGLKKGNKDVISSIMQDLTFKRESKQPLEYPSCGSVFKRPEGHYVGKLIQECNLQGTRIGGAEISRKHAGFIINADHATAEDYLELIKLIKKRVYDKFNIELETEVIILGE; from the coding sequence ATGAATATTTTTGAAGATCACATACCTTTGGAAAAGTTAAAATTAAATGAACCATTAAAAGATCACACGTATATAAAACTAGGCGGCAAAGCAGACATACTTATCCATCCAACGACGAAAGAAGAAATTATGAATATCCTCGCCATTGCTAAAAAGCATCAAATACCTCTGACTGTCATTGGGAAAGGATCCAATGTCATCATTAAGGACCAGGGAGTTCGCGGAGTAACGATTTCTTTGAGCCATTTCGATCAGATAAAGGTTTGTGACAACAAGATCGTCGCGCAAAGCGGTTCCAATATTATCGATGTCTCACGGATCGCTTTGGATAACAGCTTGACGGGTCTGGAGTTTGCATGTGGAATACCAGGAAGTACAGGTGGCGCTTTATATATGAATGCGGGGGCATATGGCGGTCAGATGGATGAGGTCGTCGAGCGAGCGCTTGTGCTCACTAAAGATGGAGAACTACTGGACATGGTCCGAGATGACATGAAACTTGGTTATCGAAACAGTATCTTCAAAACGGATCAATACATCATCCTTGAAGTCGAATTTGGACTCAAAAAAGGCAACAAGGATGTTATCTCCAGTATCATGCAGGATTTAACGTTTAAACGGGAATCCAAACAACCGCTGGAGTACCCTTCTTGCGGAAGTGTTTTCAAACGTCCAGAGGGACACTACGTGGGAAAACTCATTCAAGAATGCAACCTGCAAGGCACTCGTATTGGTGGAGCTGAAATCTCCAGGAAGCATGCAGGTTTTATCATTAATGCAGATCATGCAACCGCCGAGGATTATTTGGAATTAATCAAATTAATCAAAAAAAGGGTGTACGATAAATTCAATATTGAATTGGAGACGGAAGTCATTATTTTGGGAGAATAG
- a CDS encoding glycoside hydrolase family 2 TIM barrel-domain containing protein encodes MLAKIDLQGSWKLQLDEQKIETGLHYSDIISLPNTTSHAAKGKKNEMALTGALTDEYLFEGYAWFSREIDVPAQLAGKLCYLYLERTRVTTVWIDGVEWGTQNSLNTPHRYEIGTGLTAGNHMITIRVDNTNYPTKGGHLTSEDTQTNWNGITGKLELQFYESVFLKNIQVYPDLATQSFDIKAELVGDLHEIRIVVSSQSMNATPVHTPDEQIFTADSNHLHFTYELGEDALLWSDQESHVYKLTLHLQNNNGEILDSEEIWTGLREFKAEGDKFTINGHKTFLRGKHDGLIFPLTGYAPTEVEEWLRILGISKSYGINHYRFHTCCPPEAAFIAADLLGIYMEPELPFWGTITDESSDSHNPAEQEYLISEGYAMLRAFGNHPSFVMMSMGNELWGSKDKLNSILKAYKEYDNRHLYTEGSNNFQFVPDILEESEFFCGVRFSKDRLFRGSYAMCDAPLGHVQTDLPNTMKDYDSNIIPEHNNTADHSSLSEGKEIQIQYGTGAKTVKAKAGSQQLVSHVPVISHEIGQYATFPNFEEIKKYTGSLKAKNFELFRERLEAKGLGHLADQYFKASGQLAVACYKEELEAAFRSQRLAGFQLLDLQDFSGQGTALVGILDAFMDSKGMITPEEWRTFCSDAVLLARFPKYHYEAGELFEARIELTYFRKKALDGLQLKWELQADGNHIANGLADLPSFNDENYVVITDINTRIPDVSSMTKVMLKLSIPDTDIHKSYDLWIYPNQVKVDFAGLHLFTEISEHALELLERGEDVLLFPSPKNVQNTIEGFYCTDFWSFPMFRSISESMKKDVPVGTMGLLIQKDHAVFEHFSTEEYSTYPWWSIVSQSSSIILDDLDKDLSPLVQTIDNFERNHKLGVLMECRVRNGRVLMGALNLDSLINTLEGRQLLYSCLRYVKSPAYQPVTQLEVEELRQLFN; translated from the coding sequence ATGCTGGCTAAAATAGATTTGCAAGGAAGTTGGAAACTCCAACTGGATGAGCAAAAGATTGAAACCGGACTGCATTACTCAGATATCATTTCCTTGCCGAATACGACTTCTCATGCAGCCAAAGGCAAAAAGAATGAAATGGCTTTAACGGGTGCGCTGACAGATGAGTATTTATTTGAAGGTTATGCCTGGTTTTCAAGAGAAATTGATGTTCCTGCTCAGCTGGCAGGTAAGCTTTGTTATCTGTATTTGGAAAGAACACGGGTAACGACCGTCTGGATTGATGGAGTTGAATGGGGCACACAAAATAGTCTGAACACGCCCCACCGTTATGAAATTGGAACAGGTCTGACCGCAGGAAACCACATGATTACGATCCGTGTAGATAATACCAATTATCCTACCAAAGGTGGTCACCTCACCTCAGAAGACACGCAGACCAACTGGAACGGCATTACAGGGAAACTGGAACTGCAATTTTATGAAAGTGTTTTCTTAAAAAATATCCAGGTTTACCCTGATCTGGCTACTCAATCTTTCGATATTAAGGCAGAACTTGTCGGCGACTTGCACGAGATTCGTATCGTCGTCTCATCTCAAAGCATGAATGCTACTCCGGTTCATACGCCTGATGAACAAATATTCACTGCCGATTCAAACCATTTGCATTTTACATACGAGCTGGGTGAAGATGCCCTGTTATGGAGCGACCAGGAATCCCATGTGTACAAACTTACTCTTCATTTGCAAAACAATAATGGGGAAATCCTTGATTCCGAAGAGATCTGGACAGGATTGCGGGAGTTCAAAGCAGAGGGAGATAAATTTACCATCAATGGTCACAAAACATTTCTGCGTGGCAAGCATGATGGTCTGATCTTTCCGCTTACGGGTTATGCACCAACGGAGGTGGAAGAGTGGCTTCGCATTCTTGGCATTTCCAAGTCATACGGAATCAATCACTACCGTTTCCATACCTGTTGCCCGCCCGAAGCTGCATTTATTGCAGCGGATCTTCTCGGAATCTATATGGAACCTGAACTTCCGTTTTGGGGAACCATCACGGATGAATCCTCGGATTCACACAATCCGGCAGAACAGGAATATTTGATCAGCGAGGGCTATGCGATGCTGCGAGCATTTGGCAATCATCCTTCATTTGTGATGATGTCCATGGGCAATGAGTTGTGGGGAAGTAAAGACAAACTGAATTCAATTCTGAAAGCGTATAAAGAATATGACAACCGTCATTTATATACAGAAGGATCCAACAATTTTCAATTTGTCCCGGACATTTTGGAGGAAAGTGAATTCTTTTGTGGTGTGCGTTTTTCCAAAGATCGCCTGTTCAGAGGCTCGTATGCCATGTGTGATGCCCCTCTTGGACATGTACAAACAGACCTGCCTAACACGATGAAAGATTATGACTCAAATATAATACCGGAGCACAATAACACTGCAGATCATTCCAGTCTGTCTGAAGGAAAAGAAATTCAAATTCAATATGGCACAGGTGCCAAAACGGTTAAGGCAAAAGCGGGAAGTCAGCAACTTGTTTCTCATGTACCTGTCATTTCGCATGAAATAGGGCAATACGCTACGTTTCCCAATTTCGAGGAGATCAAGAAGTATACAGGTTCTCTAAAAGCGAAAAACTTCGAGCTATTTCGCGAGCGTTTGGAAGCTAAGGGATTGGGACACCTTGCGGATCAATATTTTAAAGCTTCGGGGCAGCTGGCTGTTGCTTGTTATAAAGAAGAGCTGGAAGCCGCTTTTCGATCCCAACGCCTTGCCGGGTTCCAATTGCTTGATCTCCAGGATTTCAGTGGCCAGGGGACGGCGCTTGTAGGCATACTGGATGCATTTATGGATTCAAAGGGCATGATTACACCGGAGGAATGGAGAACATTCTGTTCAGACGCCGTCCTTCTGGCAAGGTTCCCCAAATATCATTATGAAGCTGGCGAGTTATTTGAAGCTCGGATCGAGTTAACCTATTTTAGAAAAAAAGCGTTGGATGGACTTCAACTGAAATGGGAGCTGCAAGCTGATGGCAACCATATTGCGAACGGGCTCGCAGACTTGCCTTCATTTAATGATGAAAATTATGTGGTTATCACCGATATTAACACCCGCATACCTGATGTCTCCAGTATGACTAAAGTGATGCTGAAGCTGTCTATTCCCGATACGGATATTCATAAGTCCTATGACCTGTGGATTTACCCGAATCAGGTGAAAGTCGATTTTGCCGGACTACACCTGTTTACCGAGATCTCGGAACATGCCTTGGAATTACTCGAGCGTGGAGAAGACGTTCTGCTTTTCCCATCACCGAAAAATGTTCAAAACACGATTGAAGGTTTTTATTGCACGGATTTTTGGTCCTTCCCTATGTTTCGTTCCATCTCAGAAAGCATGAAGAAGGATGTTCCCGTTGGAACCATGGGATTGCTTATCCAGAAAGACCACGCTGTATTTGAGCACTTCTCTACGGAAGAATACTCAACTTATCCATGGTGGAGCATTGTGTCCCAGTCCTCATCGATCATTCTGGATGACCTGGATAAAGATTTGAGTCCGCTGGTACAGACGATTGATAATTTTGAGCGAAACCACAAACTTGGAGTGTTGATGGAGTGCCGTGTAAGGAATGGAAGAGTACTGATGGGAGCACTTAATCTGGATAGCTTGATCAATACTTTGGAGGGGCGTCAGTTGTTATACAGCTGCCTTCGCTATGTGAAAAGCCCTGCTTACCAACCAGTTACCCAACTGGAAGTAGAGGAGCTTCGCCAACTATTTAACTAA
- a CDS encoding MurR/RpiR family transcriptional regulator: MSSSVIDMLQLEYQRFSTKEKEIADYVMRNKSSINNINIRDLAAYTNASMSTITRFCKKVGCSTFVDFKIRLNREVHHPRNETDFFIRTQQIHNDIINATAEMLDSAKIEQVVQYIKKARKIYVYGLGSSGLSALEFKYRLMRMDIVIDAVTDSHMMIMSASLLGEDDLVIGLSNSGRTLEVSDALNAAKKRGSKVVGITNFDHTPLSEISDLCIFTPDIGRTGDVNFINSQLAIIYILDVISLLLLEDEHLLRARQQTLQALYSAE, translated from the coding sequence ATGTCATCCAGTGTTATTGACATGCTGCAGCTTGAATACCAGCGTTTTTCAACGAAAGAAAAGGAAATAGCCGACTATGTGATGCGCAATAAATCATCCATCAATAACATCAATATTAGGGATTTGGCTGCTTACACCAACGCGTCCATGTCAACCATCACTAGATTTTGTAAAAAAGTAGGTTGTTCTACCTTTGTTGATTTTAAAATCAGGCTTAACCGTGAAGTTCATCACCCCCGCAATGAAACGGATTTTTTCATAAGAACCCAGCAAATCCATAATGATATCATAAACGCGACCGCTGAAATGCTGGATAGCGCCAAAATCGAACAGGTTGTCCAGTACATAAAAAAAGCACGCAAAATCTATGTCTATGGTTTGGGAAGTTCAGGTTTATCTGCTCTGGAGTTTAAGTACAGGCTCATGCGAATGGATATCGTCATTGATGCGGTGACCGATTCACATATGATGATCATGAGTGCTTCTCTTCTGGGCGAAGATGATCTGGTCATTGGTTTATCCAATTCAGGGCGAACATTAGAGGTCAGTGATGCATTAAACGCGGCCAAAAAAAGAGGAAGCAAAGTCGTTGGAATTACTAATTTTGATCATACACCCCTGTCTGAAATCTCGGATTTGTGCATTTTCACCCCGGATATCGGGCGAACCGGTGATGTGAACTTCATCAACAGCCAACTGGCCATCATTTACATCCTGGATGTGATTTCTCTTCTATTACTTGAGGATGAACATTTACTCAGAGCGCGGCAGCAAACGCTACAAGCGCTATATTCTGCTGAATAA
- a CDS encoding ArsR family transcriptional regulator, which produces MDVMALSSQFELSGMAIRQHLNALKEEGLVTHEEEARPMGRPTKLWTLTPAANRFKVSGKLL; this is translated from the coding sequence ATGGATGTTATGGCACTCTCCTCCCAATTTGAGCTATCTGGAATGGCTATTCGTCAACACTTAAATGCCCTGAAAGAAGAAGGGTTGGTTACTCATGAAGAAGAAGCCCGACCCATGGGTCGACCAACCAAGCTATGGACACTAACCCCCGCAGCGAATCGTTTTAAGGTTAGCGGAAAGTTGTTGTAA
- a CDS encoding outer membrane protein assembly factor BamB family protein: MLISKTSKPFTNLKGQLRWCIVTSFTAAGLIALGATVIPLQAHAEAPDVSVRNWYSDTGISVPELKPSWTAQVDNYLNMNEPYIGHQAIAEHGKVFTFAATKLISMDAKTGKRLWSYGKGLTPYIVYHNDVIYGLNGDHKPYALNAKTGKAIWQSGSSTWIDTRYRTEMLVPTSDTLYVIKGSTTFAFDMKTGKLKWKADEPLGEGNGTAYLEESNGVVLRTFFVQGALTSIQLNAYDKKTGKKLWDDFGQGEALQIKDGLVYSVDYHSSLLTDYQSAPERKVNVNVYNLKTGVQKGSLEYNWKMKGDPPYDYGYGSVFAGNGKLYIEQGDQIAEYNFDKYTANADPLRTYQRPFYKENGQSLGIVQERLVYRNETTGEVAGIKLANGQEVKWYGDAPVAQISVYGKGIYRAQRNGTLLGINMLTATPVFRVNTGGDLHEATLKTDGMIIIQSEGKLLGVKLPASLK; the protein is encoded by the coding sequence ATGCTCATATCAAAAACGTCTAAACCGTTTACGAATTTAAAAGGTCAGCTACGCTGGTGCATCGTTACAAGCTTTACAGCCGCTGGACTTATTGCTCTGGGAGCAACCGTAATCCCATTGCAGGCACATGCAGAAGCACCTGATGTTTCGGTACGCAACTGGTATTCGGATACAGGTATTTCGGTGCCCGAACTTAAGCCTTCCTGGACTGCACAAGTGGACAACTACCTGAATATGAACGAACCTTATATTGGTCATCAGGCTATAGCAGAACACGGTAAGGTATTCACTTTTGCCGCTACCAAATTAATTTCAATGGATGCAAAGACAGGCAAACGGCTGTGGTCATACGGAAAAGGACTGACACCCTACATTGTTTATCATAATGACGTCATTTACGGTCTTAATGGAGATCATAAACCTTATGCTCTGAACGCCAAAACTGGAAAAGCGATATGGCAGTCAGGCTCATCCACCTGGATCGATACACGGTATCGTACAGAAATGTTAGTTCCAACCAGTGATACGCTTTATGTCATCAAAGGCAGTACGACTTTTGCATTTGATATGAAAACAGGCAAGCTAAAATGGAAGGCGGATGAGCCGCTAGGTGAAGGGAACGGTACCGCATACCTGGAGGAATCTAATGGTGTCGTGCTTCGAACCTTTTTCGTTCAGGGGGCACTTACGTCCATTCAACTGAATGCTTATGACAAAAAGACAGGCAAAAAGTTATGGGACGATTTTGGTCAAGGAGAAGCACTTCAAATTAAAGATGGACTGGTATATTCGGTTGATTATCATTCTTCCCTGTTGACAGATTATCAATCAGCACCAGAACGCAAAGTGAATGTGAATGTCTATAACCTTAAGACTGGTGTACAAAAGGGGAGCCTTGAATACAACTGGAAAATGAAAGGTGATCCACCGTATGACTATGGCTATGGAAGCGTATTTGCTGGCAATGGAAAGTTATACATTGAACAAGGAGACCAGATCGCGGAATACAATTTTGATAAATATACAGCTAATGCCGATCCGCTTCGGACTTATCAGCGCCCCTTTTATAAAGAAAATGGGCAGTCGCTTGGTATCGTGCAGGAACGGCTGGTTTACAGAAATGAAACAACGGGAGAAGTAGCCGGCATCAAGCTGGCGAACGGACAGGAGGTCAAGTGGTATGGCGACGCACCAGTAGCTCAGATTAGCGTGTACGGCAAAGGAATATACCGGGCGCAGCGTAATGGGACACTGCTAGGGATTAATATGTTGACTGCGACCCCTGTCTTCCGGGT
- a CDS encoding esterase/lipase family protein, translating into MLVMSMILVFSISGMGTSSKASAATARTPVVFVHGLTGSDSNFAAIKSYLRSQGWSNDELFAIDLPSKQGNQTLNSAAIARFVDNVLLETGHSKVHIVAHSMGGANSLYYILNRGGASKVDKLVTLGGANRLTTTSAPKGITVTSIYSTSDTIVSPLLSRLDGANNIQVSLVSHIGLLFNSRVNALIKTALNE; encoded by the coding sequence ATGCTGGTCATGAGCATGATTCTGGTCTTTTCCATTTCAGGCATGGGTACAAGTTCCAAAGCATCTGCGGCCACGGCACGTACACCTGTAGTATTCGTCCATGGATTGACGGGCTCGGATAGCAATTTTGCAGCTATTAAGAGTTACTTGCGGAGTCAGGGCTGGTCGAATGATGAGTTGTTTGCCATTGATCTGCCTAGTAAACAAGGAAACCAGACGCTGAATTCAGCAGCAATCGCTCGGTTCGTAGATAATGTGCTTCTTGAAACGGGCCACTCCAAAGTGCATATTGTTGCTCATAGTATGGGAGGGGCGAATAGCCTGTATTACATACTGAACCGTGGTGGAGCTTCCAAAGTGGACAAGCTTGTCACCCTCGGAGGAGCCAATCGGTTAACGACAACCTCAGCACCCAAAGGTATAACGGTTACCTCCATCTATTCTACTAGTGACACCATTGTATCCCCTTTACTTTCCCGTCTGGATGGGGCAAACAATATTCAGGTTTCCCTGGTATCTCATATCGGCCTGCTGTTCAATTCCCGGGTAAACGCCCTGATCAAAACTGCTTTAAACGAATAG
- a CDS encoding SDR family NAD(P)-dependent oxidoreductase, whose protein sequence is MDMGLKNKTALVTGSTKGIGKAIAIELAKEGVHVLINGRNYEEVERTVQEIKSEFPDTSPQNATADIVDVGQREALFEQFPNIDILVNNMGIYEIMQYEDVNDEIWEKYFRTNVLAANGLCKFYLPKMLENDYGRIIFIASEEAVMPSGQMPQYCMTKSMLLSLSKSLSILTKGTEVTVNTIMPGPTLSENVQEIIEGIYADSAMTFLEKEKDFMSSNLPQSQIQRFIRPAEIGRLTTFVCSPYASAFKGSPIRMDGGMVPTIF, encoded by the coding sequence ATGGATATGGGATTAAAAAATAAAACAGCGTTGGTTACCGGATCAACAAAAGGCATAGGCAAAGCCATTGCCATAGAACTCGCCAAAGAAGGGGTCCATGTGCTGATTAATGGGCGTAATTATGAAGAGGTCGAACGAACGGTACAGGAGATCAAGTCTGAATTCCCGGACACGTCTCCCCAGAATGCTACAGCGGATATTGTTGACGTTGGGCAAAGAGAAGCTTTATTTGAGCAATTTCCCAATATAGATATTCTAGTAAACAATATGGGGATATATGAAATCATGCAATATGAGGACGTCAATGATGAAATTTGGGAAAAATACTTCCGTACAAACGTTCTTGCTGCAAACGGATTATGCAAATTTTATTTACCTAAAATGTTGGAAAATGATTATGGTCGCATTATCTTCATTGCGAGTGAAGAGGCTGTTATGCCATCCGGACAGATGCCTCAGTATTGCATGACCAAATCCATGCTCCTGTCATTATCCAAGAGCTTATCGATATTGACAAAAGGAACAGAAGTGACAGTCAATACGATTATGCCAGGACCTACACTCTCGGAGAATGTACAGGAAATCATTGAAGGCATCTATGCAGATTCAGCCATGACCTTTCTCGAAAAGGAAAAAGATTTTATGTCCTCAAACCTTCCCCAATCACAGATACAGCGATTTATCAGACCCGCTGAAATAGGCAGACTGACTACATTTGTATGCAGTCCGTACGCATCTGCATTTAAAGGTTCTCCCATACGGATGGATGGGGGGATGGTACCGACCATTTTCTAA
- a CDS encoding AraC family transcriptional regulator: protein MKSQFTDRIKIPAGFWAGIEQLGIAAHVVARTAQLPLTVITDSVVNTAEYFAIWRAYADLIGDAAEGIIKLATVFETSKYPPTVLATYHARDYRDALNRMARYKQQCPPESLRMTEQDDHCIIELEWLNSEQPGPPLLVGITLACLMEIGRRGTGQPLTARWVEFSHDMGDVQALESYFGCPVRVGAQTNRLSLYRRDLDRPFLSYNQELLEILTPALDRSLDDQQGAKSIGEMVKWIMKRSLTGERPDVQTVAKELNMSDRTLQRRLRDENTSFKHLLTQARHEQALAYLADPKLDIKEVAFLIGYEDQNSFYRAFRIWEDDTPSNWRVRHERWRGTLVTEHS from the coding sequence ATGAAATCTCAGTTCACCGACCGTATTAAAATTCCGGCAGGATTCTGGGCAGGTATAGAGCAATTGGGAATTGCTGCTCACGTTGTAGCACGTACAGCACAACTGCCGCTCACTGTTATTACGGATTCAGTCGTTAATACGGCGGAGTACTTCGCAATCTGGCGGGCTTATGCTGATCTTATTGGTGACGCTGCCGAGGGAATTATCAAGCTGGCGACCGTCTTTGAAACATCGAAGTATCCACCAACCGTATTGGCAACTTATCATGCCCGTGATTACCGTGATGCTTTAAACCGTATGGCTCGTTATAAACAACAGTGCCCTCCCGAAAGCTTGCGTATGACCGAGCAGGATGACCACTGTATCATTGAGCTGGAATGGTTAAATAGCGAGCAACCTGGTCCGCCATTGCTGGTGGGAATTACACTTGCGTGTCTTATGGAGATTGGGCGCCGGGGTACAGGTCAACCTTTGACAGCGCGTTGGGTTGAATTTTCGCATGACATGGGTGATGTACAAGCCTTGGAGTCATACTTTGGCTGTCCTGTGCGGGTGGGTGCTCAAACGAATCGGTTATCGTTATACCGAAGAGATCTGGACCGTCCATTTCTCTCTTATAATCAAGAGTTGTTGGAGATCCTGACCCCTGCTCTGGATCGTTCGTTGGATGATCAGCAGGGTGCTAAATCGATAGGCGAAATGGTCAAATGGATCATGAAACGCAGTCTCACCGGAGAACGCCCGGATGTGCAGACTGTTGCAAAAGAACTCAATATGAGCGATCGTACCTTACAGCGTCGACTTCGTGACGAGAACACAAGCTTCAAACATTTACTGACACAAGCGAGACATGAGCAGGCACTGGCGTACCTGGCTGATCCCAAGCTCGATATTAAAGAAGTGGCTTTCCTGATTGGGTATGAAGACCAGAACTCATTCTACCGGGCTTTCCGGATTTGGGAAGATGACACTCCTTCGAATTGGCGTGTTCGGCATGAACGATGGCGCGGCACGCTAGTTACTGAACATTCCTGA
- a CDS encoding NADPH-dependent FMN reductase, producing MKLIGLSGSLIGSKTPIAVNAVLQLVQKNHPEIEVELIDLREYKAIEFCDGRKLEDYNEHTQSVIQKMIDADFYVIGTPIYQSSLTGVLKNVFDLLPVQSIYNKVMGFVATGGTYQHYLVVENQLKPIAGYFRSYVAPSYVYLNSEHFGAENSIDDTDALGRLERLAEELVFMQTRLKA from the coding sequence GTGAAATTAATAGGTTTATCTGGCTCATTGATCGGATCAAAAACACCAATCGCTGTAAATGCAGTCCTTCAACTGGTTCAAAAAAATCATCCGGAAATTGAAGTTGAACTCATCGACTTAAGAGAGTACAAAGCCATTGAATTTTGCGATGGGCGGAAGTTGGAGGATTACAATGAACACACTCAGTCGGTCATTCAGAAAATGATAGATGCGGACTTTTACGTGATTGGCACACCGATTTACCAATCCTCTTTGACAGGTGTACTGAAAAATGTGTTCGATCTTCTGCCTGTCCAAAGTATCTATAATAAAGTGATGGGGTTTGTTGCAACAGGGGGTACTTATCAGCACTATCTGGTTGTTGAAAATCAATTAAAACCCATCGCTGGTTATTTTCGATCCTATGTCGCTCCAAGCTATGTATATTTGAACAGCGAACATTTTGGAGCTGAGAATAGCATTGATGACACTGATGCGCTGGGTCGGTTGGAAAGATTAGCTGAGGAGCTGGTCTTTATGCAAACCCGATTAAAAGCTTAG